The following nucleotide sequence is from Allocatelliglobosispora scoriae.
CGTAAGGCTCTCTGGATTGAAGTGCATGTGCGGCACATTCCGCACGAACAGGACAATTGGTGCAAACCTTCTTGGCGGCTATCTCGCGACGTCCTCGTGACGAACCGCGTTCACCATCCGGGTGGAAGAACTGAGCGCTGTCGCGTCCGCGACAAGCACCCTCATGTTGCCATTCCCAGATGTCAGCGATTGGACCAGGAAGTCTGCGGACGTTGGTCATCGGACTCCTCCCGATGGCTTGAGCGTCGCAGGCGGCGCAGTGGGGTCGTTTGACCAAGTAATCCCCCGTGGGCGCGGGACTCAAACATCGGTCCTCAAGCACCGTCGGAATACGCTACTCCTCCTACGGACGGCTGTCACACGCCATCTGTCACGGTCATCCCGCCTCGCCCGATCCGGCGAGGGATCAAAGAGTTTTCGACAGTTTCCGGGGATTTCGCGTAATGATCTGGGTTTCTCGTGGTCTTCTCCGTAGAGGAGAGGGGGATAACCGTGCAGACCGTCCTCGTATGCGTCCGCTCCGTGCCGGCCGCCCAGAGTGTCGCCGCCTGTGCCCACCGTCTGGGGATCGGGTCCGCAGTGCGGACCGCGGTCACCACGACCGACGCTATCGCCCAGCTAGTCAGCCACCCTGCCGACATCATCCTGGTGGATACCGGGCTGAGTCGGCCGGACACGGTCGGCTTCACCCGAAGGGTCCTCGCGGTGGCTCCGGCCGCCACGATGGTCCTCTTCGGCTCTGAGGACCCGCAGACCGCGCGGGCCGCGATCGACGCGGGCGCGCGCGGCCTGATCGGTGGTGGCGACCATGAGGTGGTCGCCGCCGCGGCCAAGGCGCTCTTGCTGGTGATGGAGAGAATCCCAGCCGGTACGCCGGCCGGCCGCCACGTCGGCCAAGCGATGTCCACCCAGTCCCTGACGAGGCCGACCGGCCAGACATCGTCGGGTGCCTGGACCAGTGCGCCGGTCGGCAGATCGGCGCCCGGTGTCAACGGGCCGGTACGGGCGGGGTGGCCGACCCGGCCGCCGCTGCCCGGGCAGACCGGCACGTCCACGATGGTTCCCGCGCAGCGTGCCGATGCCACGCTCGACGGTGACCAGATCTCCCTGGAGACCCGGCAGCTGCCGGTGGGGCGCCCCGTGCGTTCCGTCACCCTGACCGAGCGGGAACTGCAGGTCCTGCGCGGCATGGCGGACGGGCGAAGCAATGCGGAGATCGGGCGCGAGCTCTTCGTCTCCGAGGACACCGTGAAGACCCATGCCCGCCGCCTCTTCCGCAAGCTCGGTGCTCGTGACCGGGCGCACGCGGTGGCGGCGGGTTTCCGCCAGGGTCTCGTGGTGTGACCCTGGCTCGTGGTGCGACACGTGCTGGTCGCGCCACGAACGCATGACCGATGCCGGTGTGACGCCCATCCCGCACTTGGGCGCCCCACCGGCATCGTTCTAGCTGGTGGGCTCGTCCATGCCCTCGGCCATGTCGTCGACGGCGTCGGCGTAGCCGCGGGCATATTCCCAGCTCACATAGCGTTCTGGATCCGGATCGTAGGCCGGCTCGTGCACCCGTGGGCGGCCCGAGTCGAGCAGGTGGCGCAGGTTGCCCCGCAGCAGGTCCCAGTCGAAGTAGTGCGGCTCCTGGCAGTCCTGGCAGTCGATGACCAGGCCCCGAATGCCACGCGGCCCCAGCAGCACCTGGAAGACCTCGAGCTCGCCGAGGTCGTCCATCAGGTCCTGGCGTTCCTGCTGGGTCAGCTCGTCGAACTCTTCGCCGTCGAGGGCGCCGAGGTCAGCGGCCGGGTCCGTGGGATCGCCGTGGAATGGGTCGAGCGGCTCATCGTGCACCCCTTTACGGTAGTGCCCCCCGGCCTCCGGTGGGATGTCGACCTCCGGCCGTCGGTAGGATAAGCAGGGAAAGCAAAGCTGCGCGGTGTGTCGCGCGCGCTTGCACCGGGCTCGAAGGGGATTTCATGGACCTGACCGGCGACTCGACTTTTGATTCCGACTCCGCACGCTCGATCCCGCTCGGGCTGACCTTCGACGACGTGCTGCTGCTGCCGGCCGAGTCGGACCTGATCCCGAGCCAGGTCACGACGGTGACCCGGCTCACCCGCAACGTGACCCTCCAGATCCCGCTCGTCTCCAGTGCCATGGACACGGTCACCGAGGCCCGGATGGCGATCGCGCTGGCCCGTCAGGGCGGTCTGGGCGTGCTGCACCGCAACCTCTCGGTCGAGGACCAGGTGGCGCAGGCCGATCTCGTGAAGCGCTCCGAGGCCGGCATGATCACCAATCCGGTCACCTGCTCGCCCGATGACACGCTGCGCGACGTGGACGCGCTCTGCGCCCGCTACCGGATCTCCGGCGTGCCGGTGACCGATGCCGCGGGCACGCTCGTCGGCATCGTGACCAATCGCGATATGCGCTTCGTCACCGAGCTCTCCACCCCGGTCCGCGCGATCATGACGACGACGCCGCTGATCACCGCGCCGGTCGGGGTGAGCAAGGCCGACGCGCTGGAGCTGCTGCGGACGCACAAGGTCGAGAAGCTGCCGCTCGTCGACGACGCGGGCAAGCTGCGCGGGCTGATCACGGTCAAGGACTTCACCAAGAGCGAGCAATATCCTTTCTCGGCGAAGGACCCGGCCGGCCGGCTGCGCGTCGGTGCCGCGGTCGGCGTCGGCGAGGACGGCTACAAGCGGGCCCGCGCGCTCGTCGAGGCCGGTGTCGACGTGATCATGGTGGACACCGCGCACGGGCACAACCGCGCGGTCCCCGAGCTCGTCGCCCGCCTCAAGAAGGAGACCGAGGTCGACATCGTCGGCGGCAACATCGCCACCTTCGAGGGCGCGATGGCGCTCGTCGAGGCCGGTGCCGACGCGGTCAAGGTCGGCCTGGGCCCGGGTGCCATCTGCACCACCCGGATCGTCGCCGGTGTCGGGGTCCCGCAGATCACCGCGATCATGGAAGCGGTCCGGGCGTGTCGGCGCCACGGCGTTCCGGTCATCGCCGACGGCGGCATCCAGTTCTCCGGCGACATCGCCAAGGCGATCGCGGCCGGTGCCGACACCGTCATGCTCGGCGGGCTGCTCGCCGGCTGCGAGGAGTCGCCCGGCGACCTCGTCTTCATGAACGGCAAGCAGTTCAAGGCGTACCGCGGCATGGGCTCGCTCGGTGCGATGACCGCCCGCGGTCCGGCCGCGCAGTCCTACTCCAAGGACCGCTACTTCCAGGCCGACGTCACCCAGGCGGATCGGATCATCCCCGAGGGCATCGAGGGCCAGGTGCCCTACCGCGGCACCGTGGCGGCCGTCGCGCACCAGCTCGTCGGCGGGCTGCGCCAGGCACAGTTCTACTGCGGCGCGGAGTCCATCGCGGAGCTGCAGAAGCGTGGCAAGCTCATCCGGATCACCGCGGCGGGGCTCAAGGAGAGCCATCCGCACGACATCCAGATGACCGTCGAAGCCCCCAACTACCACCGCTGAGGACACGCTAATGCGCGACATTGTGGAGATCGGCCTCGGAAAGACTGCTCAGCGGGGATACCACCTCGACGAGGTGGCGATCGTGCCGAGCCGGCGGACTCGTGACGTCGACGACGTCGCCACGACGTGGCAGTTGGATGCCTACCGGTTCGAGATTCCCTGCGTGGCCCACCCGAGCGACGCGACGATGTCCCCGGCCTCGGCGATCGCGCTGGGCCTGCTCGGCGGCCTCGGCGTGCTCAACGTCGAGGGGCTCTGGACGCGCTACGAGGACCCGACCAAGC
It contains:
- a CDS encoding DUF5319 domain-containing protein, coding for MHDEPLDPFHGDPTDPAADLGALDGEEFDELTQQERQDLMDDLGELEVFQVLLGPRGIRGLVIDCQDCQEPHYFDWDLLRGNLRHLLDSGRPRVHEPAYDPDPERYVSWEYARGYADAVDDMAEGMDEPTS
- a CDS encoding WhiB family transcriptional regulator translates to MTNVRRLPGPIADIWEWQHEGACRGRDSAQFFHPDGERGSSRGRREIAAKKVCTNCPVRAECAAHALQSREPYGVWGGFTETERLRLQNVGWLDLADRRHGRVDVRRLEARLVPSQR
- the guaB gene encoding IMP dehydrogenase, with the protein product MDLTGDSTFDSDSARSIPLGLTFDDVLLLPAESDLIPSQVTTVTRLTRNVTLQIPLVSSAMDTVTEARMAIALARQGGLGVLHRNLSVEDQVAQADLVKRSEAGMITNPVTCSPDDTLRDVDALCARYRISGVPVTDAAGTLVGIVTNRDMRFVTELSTPVRAIMTTTPLITAPVGVSKADALELLRTHKVEKLPLVDDAGKLRGLITVKDFTKSEQYPFSAKDPAGRLRVGAAVGVGEDGYKRARALVEAGVDVIMVDTAHGHNRAVPELVARLKKETEVDIVGGNIATFEGAMALVEAGADAVKVGLGPGAICTTRIVAGVGVPQITAIMEAVRACRRHGVPVIADGGIQFSGDIAKAIAAGADTVMLGGLLAGCEESPGDLVFMNGKQFKAYRGMGSLGAMTARGPAAQSYSKDRYFQADVTQADRIIPEGIEGQVPYRGTVAAVAHQLVGGLRQAQFYCGAESIAELQKRGKLIRITAAGLKESHPHDIQMTVEAPNYHR
- a CDS encoding response regulator transcription factor; translated protein: MQTVLVCVRSVPAAQSVAACAHRLGIGSAVRTAVTTTDAIAQLVSHPADIILVDTGLSRPDTVGFTRRVLAVAPAATMVLFGSEDPQTARAAIDAGARGLIGGGDHEVVAAAAKALLLVMERIPAGTPAGRHVGQAMSTQSLTRPTGQTSSGAWTSAPVGRSAPGVNGPVRAGWPTRPPLPGQTGTSTMVPAQRADATLDGDQISLETRQLPVGRPVRSVTLTERELQVLRGMADGRSNAEIGRELFVSEDTVKTHARRLFRKLGARDRAHAVAAGFRQGLVV